The DNA segment CCGGGAATTACACCGGGTCCCGCGTCTCGCCTACCGCTTCCGGCGTTACGGGCACCGAGCAGTACAACAACGGCGGGTTCAAGATTTCATGGGTTATAACCGTGGGAGAAAACCCGAATTTCCCCTACCATTATACCTACACTATCAGCAACGGCAGCGGCGCGGCCCTTCCCAAGGGATTGAGTCATTTCATCCTCGAGGTCAGCCCGAATTTCACACTCAGCGATCTCAGCGGCATTTCTGTACCGGCGGACTACCTTAATACGTATACACCCGAAGACGGCAATTCAAACCCGAACATGCCGGGAAATATTTTCGGGATAAAGGTTCTGGAAGACGCCGGTGAAGGCCCCGTGACCCTCGATTTCTACAGCACCCGCGCGCCCATGTGGGGTGATTTCTACGCTAAGGACGGAAAGTCGGGCGGGCAAGGCGGAGGCAATTGGGTCACCGCGTGGAATGCCGGATTCGGGACCGATCCGGTGCCGTCATCGCCCACTTTCACTCCCTGGATCCCTGTCCCGGACACCCAAACAA comes from the Deltaproteobacteria bacterium genome and includes:
- a CDS encoding PEP-CTERM sorting domain-containing protein, encoding MPGNIFGIKVLEDAGEGPVTLDFYSTRAPMWGDFYAKDGKSGGQGGGNWVTAWNAGFGTDPVPSSPTFTPWIPVPDTQTTTPVPEPGTMLLLGSGLVGLAGWGRNRFRK